One window from the genome of Cucumis melo cultivar AY chromosome 10, USDA_Cmelo_AY_1.0, whole genome shotgun sequence encodes:
- the LOC103489362 gene encoding uncharacterized protein LOC103489362 translates to MDALSEFVFPPPSSAFVNVMTVVSSAIVAVVGLSEARGKHLQYSKFWNNNNNANTDRKSFNLSAKLGMLLAYMPAFLVGVVSFWLFPNEDRRIVVLKSAIVLHFFKRNLEVLFLHKYSSKMAIGSVITISFSYFSSTAIMIYTQHLSQGLLPEPPIDLKIIGVGLFLIGIVGNFYHHYLLSGTRKGGETSYKIPEGGLFNFVICPHYLFEIIEFFGFAFISQTIYSLFFALATALYLTGRSYATRKWYVSKFEDFPIHVKALLPFVF, encoded by the exons ATGGATGCTTTATCGGAGTTTGTTTTTCCGCCGCCGTCTTCGGCATTTGTGAACGTGATGACGGTGGTGAGCTCGGCGATTGTGGCGGTGGTAGGGCTATCGGAAGCTAGAGGGAAGCATCTGCAGTATTCCAAGTTctggaataataataataatgcgaATACTGATCGGAAATCTTTTAACTTGTCGGCTAAGTTAGGAATGTTACTAGCTTATATGCCGGCGTTTCTCGTCGGCGTTGTGTCGTTTTGGTTGTTTCCAAATGAAGATCGGAGGATTGTTGTGCTTAAGTCTGCTATCGTCTTGCATTTCTTCAAGAGAAACCTTGAG GTACTGTTTCTTCACAAATACAGCAGCAAAATGGCAATAGGCTCAGTAATTACAATCTCCTTCAGCTATTTCTCCTCCACAGCGATCATGATATACACTCAACACCTTTCACAAGGCCTTCTTCCGGAGCCACCCATCGATCTGAAAATCATTGGGGTTGGTTTGTTTCTGATAGGCATTGTTGGGAACTTTTACCATCATTATCTCTTGTCAGGAACAAGGAAAGGAGGAGAAACAAGCTACAAAATTCCCGAAGGAGGCCTCTTCAACTTTGTCATTTGCCCTCATTATCTGTTTGAGATAATTGAGTTCTTTGGGTTTGCTTTCATCTCTCAAACAATTTACTCGTTGTTCTTTGCCTTAGCCACTGCTTTGTATTTGACTGGGAGAAGCTATGCCACTAGGAAATGGTATGTCTCTAAGTTTGAAGACTTCCCTATCCATGTTAAAGCCCTTCTCCCCTTTGTGTTCTAA
- the LOC103489361 gene encoding uncharacterized protein LOC103489361 — MNALSAFFFPMPPSLLVNVMTVVSSAVVAVIGLSEARGTHLQYSKFWNTSNSATKSSNSEQLRISSRLGMLLLYTPAALAGAASFWFFPNDDWRVLLLKSALTLHFFKRDFEVLFVHKYSGKMVLDSASIISLSYFSSTALMIYAQQLSKALPEPTIDLKNVGIALFLIGIIGNMYHHILLSQTRKKGETGYKIPKGGLFGIVICPHYLFEITVYFGFALISQTFYSFFFAIATAIYLGGRSYATWKWYVSKFEDFPQHIKALIPFVF, encoded by the exons ATGAATGCTTTATCGGCGTTTTTCTTTCCGATGCCGCCATCACTGTTAGTTAACGTGATGACGGTGGTGAGTTCGGCGGTGGTAGCGGTCATAGGGCTTTCGGAAGCGAGAGGAACGCATTTGCAGTATTCGAAGTTCTGGAATACGAGTAATAGTGCTACCAAATCATCTAACTCAGAGCAACTCAGGATTTCGTCAAGATTAGGGATGCTCCTGCTTTATACTCCTGCAGCTCTCGCTGGCGCTGCGTCGTTCTGGTTCTTTCCGAACGACGATTGGAGAGTTCTTCTGCTTAAGTCAGCTCTCACTCTCCATTTCTTCAAGCGCGACTTTGAG GTACTGTTTGTCCACAAATACAGCGGCAAAATGGTACTCGATTCAGCATCCATAATCTCCCTCAGCTACTTCTCTTCTACAGCCCTTATGATATACGCTCAACAGCTGTCAAAAGCACTTCCAGAGCCAACCATCGATCTGAAGAACGTTGGAATTGCTCTGTTTCTAATAGGCATTATTGGTAACATGTACCACCACATTCTTTTGTCTCAAACTAGAAAGAAAGGAGAAACAGGCTACAAAATTCCGAAAGGTGGCCTCTTCGGCATCGTCATTTGCCCTCACTACCTGTTCGAAATAACCGTGTATTTCGGCTTCGCTCTCATCTCTCAGACATTTTACTCGTTCTTCTTCGCCATTGCCACTGCTATCTATCTGGGTGGAAGAAGCTACGCCACATGGAAATGGTACGTCTCTAAATTTGAAGACTTCCCTCAACATATCAAAGCCCTTATTCCCTTTGTATTTTAG